The Microbulbifer hydrolyticus genome has a segment encoding these proteins:
- a CDS encoding EVE domain-containing protein, producing MNYWLFKSEPDEYSLDDLRSEPGHIGRWDGIRNYQARNFLRDRVQQGDGVLFYHSACKVPAVVGTARVVRAAYPDPAQFDPESKYFDPKASPENPRWFCVDIEWQSAFARPVALKEIKQNPALEEMVLVKQGRLSIQPVTADEWSLLRRLGGAS from the coding sequence ATGAACTATTGGCTATTCAAGTCGGAACCGGACGAGTACAGCCTCGATGACCTGAGAAGCGAACCGGGTCATATCGGACGCTGGGATGGCATCCGCAACTATCAGGCGCGAAATTTTTTACGGGACAGGGTGCAGCAGGGAGATGGCGTCCTCTTCTACCACAGCGCTTGCAAGGTTCCGGCCGTGGTCGGCACCGCGCGCGTGGTGCGCGCCGCCTACCCGGACCCGGCGCAGTTCGACCCGGAAAGCAAATACTTCGACCCCAAGGCCAGCCCTGAGAATCCCCGCTGGTTCTGCGTCGACATTGAGTGGCAGAGCGCGTTTGCGCGCCCGGTGGCCCTGAAGGAAATCAAGCAGAACCCGGCGCTCGAGGAAATGGTGCTGGTAAAGCAGGGCCGACTGTCGATCCAGCCGGTGACCGCCGATGAGTGGTCACTTCTGCGCAGACTGGGCGGTGCCAGCTGA
- the rplI gene encoding 50S ribosomal protein L9 codes for MEVILLDKVGKLGNVGDRVDVKSGFGRNFLLPTGKAVLANAANIAEFEAKRAELEAAAAAKIGEAEGRAAKLEGLVVTIAANAGDEGKLFGSIGTRDIAEAITAAGIAVEKAEVKLPEGALREVGEFDVDVQLHSDVITAVKVVVEAE; via the coding sequence ATGGAAGTTATTCTGCTCGACAAAGTAGGCAAACTGGGCAATGTGGGCGACCGCGTTGACGTTAAATCCGGTTTTGGCCGCAACTTCCTGCTGCCTACCGGTAAAGCCGTTCTGGCAAACGCAGCAAACATTGCTGAGTTTGAAGCCAAGCGCGCTGAGCTGGAAGCGGCAGCTGCTGCCAAAATTGGCGAAGCTGAAGGCCGCGCTGCCAAGCTGGAAGGCCTGGTCGTTACCATCGCTGCCAATGCTGGCGACGAAGGCAAGCTGTTCGGCTCCATCGGCACTCGCGACATCGCCGAAGCGATCACCGCTGCTGGCATTGCCGTAGAAAAGGCCGAAGTGAAGCTGCCGGAAGGTGCACTGCGTGAAGTGGGCGAGTTCGACGTTGACGTGCAGCTGCACTCTGACGTGATCACCGCCGTTAAGGTTGTTGTAGAAGCCGAATAA
- a CDS encoding DUF3094 family protein: MSAREPASKPEADAPIPPKKLSDQDQARVDQYLKSGYNDVERKPFRPFLLLGVIVGVLTLLSLLSLFIARTKGVV, encoded by the coding sequence ATGTCTGCAAGAGAGCCTGCATCAAAACCTGAAGCCGATGCGCCAATCCCGCCGAAGAAACTCTCCGACCAGGATCAGGCCCGCGTCGATCAGTACCTGAAATCCGGGTACAACGATGTGGAGCGCAAACCCTTCCGCCCGTTCCTGCTGCTGGGCGTTATTGTCGGTGTCCTTACTTTGCTGTCGCTCCTCAGTCTGTTCATTGCCCGCACCAAGGGTGTGGTCTGA
- the bioD gene encoding dethiobiotin synthase yields MTRTFFVTGTNTEVGKTYVTAALLHKAAEQGLQTAAVKPIASGCEQTPDGLRNSDALTLMDAMTQDLEYQQVNPIALEPAIAPHIAAMEAGKRLDTSRLEGICRGVMSGKADLVLIEGAGGWRVPLTPRQFLSDLPKALELPVILVVNMELGCINHALLTAEAIRRDGLPLAGWVANFARGPQGEMPRAEENLMTLRALLPAPCLGVVAHDEHGDYRNGAAHLDLSPLLSSSE; encoded by the coding sequence GTGACCCGTACGTTTTTTGTAACTGGCACCAATACCGAAGTGGGCAAGACCTATGTGACTGCCGCGCTGCTGCACAAGGCCGCGGAGCAGGGGCTGCAGACCGCCGCGGTGAAACCGATCGCTTCCGGCTGCGAGCAAACCCCGGATGGGCTGCGCAACAGTGATGCCCTGACCCTGATGGATGCCATGACTCAGGACCTGGAATACCAGCAGGTAAACCCGATTGCACTGGAGCCGGCCATTGCACCGCATATCGCCGCCATGGAGGCGGGCAAGCGGCTGGATACTTCCCGGCTGGAAGGGATCTGCCGCGGGGTGATGAGCGGCAAGGCCGACCTGGTGTTGATCGAGGGCGCGGGCGGCTGGCGGGTGCCACTGACACCGCGTCAGTTTCTGTCCGACCTGCCGAAAGCGCTGGAGTTACCGGTAATCCTGGTGGTGAACATGGAGCTGGGGTGTATCAACCACGCGCTGCTGACGGCAGAAGCGATTCGTCGCGATGGCCTGCCATTGGCGGGCTGGGTGGCAAACTTTGCGCGCGGGCCGCAGGGCGAGATGCCGCGGGCGGAAGAAAACCTGATGACCCTGCGCGCACTCCTGCCCGCTCCCTGCCTGGGTGTGGTCGCCCATGATGAACATGGCGACTACCGCAATGGCGCCGCCCACCTCGACCTCTCCCCGCTGCTATCTTCTTCCGAATAA
- a CDS encoding LytR/AlgR family response regulator transcription factor, which yields MSSDSLKVIIVDDEPLARRGLRLRLEHLGGVEVVAECGNGREAKEQIESLKPDVAFLDIQMPGVTGLELVQLLPKEEMPQIVFVTAYDQYAVEAFEVNAVDYVLKPIEEDRLSRALQRVREKLGSENLAAQREQLLEAVADLTQESPAALEQKLAAGELGSSRYPEKIAIKDSGKITLVPAREIDWIDAAGDYMCVHANGETHVMRITMKELEQQLDPKVFQRIHRSTIVNLRRVREICAHINGEYHLVLNNGERLKMSRSYKNKVQHFI from the coding sequence GTGAGTAGCGACAGTTTGAAAGTCATTATTGTGGACGACGAGCCCCTGGCTCGCCGGGGGCTGCGGTTGCGCCTGGAACACCTCGGTGGCGTCGAGGTGGTTGCCGAGTGCGGCAATGGCCGCGAGGCAAAAGAGCAGATAGAAAGCCTCAAGCCGGACGTGGCCTTTCTGGATATCCAGATGCCGGGTGTGACGGGCCTGGAGCTGGTGCAGTTGTTACCGAAAGAGGAAATGCCGCAGATTGTTTTTGTCACCGCTTACGATCAATACGCGGTAGAGGCCTTCGAGGTCAACGCGGTGGATTACGTTCTGAAACCCATTGAGGAAGATCGTCTTAGCCGCGCCCTGCAGCGGGTGCGGGAAAAGCTCGGCAGTGAGAATCTCGCTGCCCAGCGCGAGCAGCTACTGGAGGCGGTCGCGGATCTCACCCAGGAATCCCCGGCAGCGCTGGAACAGAAGCTGGCCGCAGGTGAGCTCGGCAGCAGTCGCTACCCGGAAAAAATTGCGATCAAGGATTCCGGGAAAATCACTCTGGTACCCGCGCGGGAAATTGACTGGATTGACGCTGCCGGTGATTACATGTGCGTGCATGCCAATGGCGAAACCCACGTAATGCGCATCACCATGAAAGAGCTGGAGCAGCAACTGGATCCGAAAGTTTTCCAGCGCATTCACCGTTCAACCATCGTCAATCTGAGGCGCGTGCGCGAGATCTGCGCACACATAAATGGCGAATACCATCTGGTGCTGAATAACGGTGAGCGGTTGAAAATGAGCCGCAGTTACAAGAACAAGGTGCAGCACTTTATTTGA
- a CDS encoding L,D-transpeptidase family protein: MRYLKLSLIALFLMPTLALAKIKPVDEVVVYKSKHLMQLKRNGRVVKSYKVVFGKNPVGHKQYEGDSRTPEGRYTLNWKKKNSTYYRAIQVSYPNAQDRARAKKLGRSPGGAIMIHGQKPHWKNIEQYLTKMNWTDGCIAVTNPQMDEIWAMVDTGTPIEIFP, translated from the coding sequence ATGCGATATTTAAAACTCAGCCTGATAGCCCTTTTCCTGATGCCGACCCTGGCGCTCGCCAAGATCAAGCCGGTTGACGAGGTCGTGGTCTACAAGTCCAAGCACCTGATGCAGCTGAAACGCAACGGCAGAGTTGTGAAAAGCTACAAGGTGGTATTCGGCAAAAATCCGGTGGGGCACAAACAGTACGAGGGCGATTCGCGCACCCCAGAGGGCCGCTATACCCTGAACTGGAAGAAGAAGAACAGCACCTACTATCGCGCCATCCAGGTGTCCTACCCCAACGCACAGGACCGCGCGCGGGCGAAAAAGCTCGGCCGCAGCCCTGGTGGGGCCATCATGATCCACGGTCAGAAGCCGCACTGGAAAAATATCGAGCAGTACCTGACCAAGATGAACTGGACCGATGGCTGCATCGCGGTAACCAACCCGCAGATGGACGAGATCTGGGCGATGGTGGATACCGGTACCCCGATTGAGATTTTCCCTTAA
- the dnaB gene encoding replicative DNA helicase: MNEYVPSEQEVQESQSSSPLPHSVEAEQSVLGGLMLDASRLDAVAEQLSAEDFFVANHRIIFGVMLELSSGEQPLDIVTLAEGLATRDLLADIGGPAYLAELAENTPSAANIVAYAKIVRERSMLRQLIAAAGEISRTSFNPGGLGSADLLQMAERRVAEIAEGRAKEGGFVGVDTLLKKTVERIDELFKSEGDLTGLSTGLTELDQRTSGWQPGEMIILAARPSMGKTALALNFVEAAMLSQHKPTLVFSMEMPSDSLVMRMLSSIGKIDQGRIRNGKLQEEDWPKLSSAVQKMKGKGLYIDDTPGLSPSEVRARVKRTVRDHTNKLMQADPKLSREEAERRAMPAMVMVDYLQLMQVKGSTEGRTQEISEISRSLKALAKEYECPVIALSQLNRGVEQRPNKRPMNSDLRESGAIEQDADVILFIYRDEYYNEDSPDKGLAELIIGKQRNGEIGTCRAAFVGKYTRFDDLAPEYYQEEH; encoded by the coding sequence ATGAACGAATACGTCCCGTCTGAACAAGAAGTCCAGGAATCCCAGTCCAGCTCGCCGCTGCCGCACTCGGTAGAGGCCGAGCAGTCCGTACTGGGTGGCCTGATGCTCGACGCCAGTCGTCTCGATGCGGTGGCGGAGCAGTTGAGTGCTGAAGACTTCTTCGTGGCCAACCACCGGATTATCTTCGGGGTGATGCTGGAGCTCTCCAGTGGTGAGCAGCCGCTGGATATTGTCACCCTCGCCGAGGGCCTTGCCACCCGCGACCTGCTCGCGGATATCGGCGGCCCGGCGTATCTGGCCGAACTGGCCGAGAACACCCCGTCCGCCGCCAATATCGTCGCTTACGCCAAGATCGTGCGCGAGCGCTCGATGCTGCGCCAGCTGATCGCCGCCGCCGGCGAGATCAGCCGCACCAGCTTCAACCCGGGCGGTCTGGGCTCTGCCGACCTGCTGCAGATGGCCGAGCGCCGGGTGGCGGAGATTGCCGAGGGCCGTGCCAAAGAAGGCGGGTTTGTCGGGGTTGATACGCTGCTGAAGAAAACCGTCGAGCGTATCGACGAGCTGTTCAAGTCCGAGGGCGACCTCACTGGCCTCAGCACCGGCCTCACCGAGCTGGATCAGCGCACCTCGGGTTGGCAGCCGGGGGAGATGATCATCCTTGCCGCGCGTCCGTCCATGGGTAAAACCGCACTGGCACTGAACTTTGTCGAGGCGGCGATGCTGAGTCAGCACAAGCCGACCCTGGTGTTCAGTATGGAGATGCCGTCGGACAGCCTGGTCATGCGGATGCTGTCGTCCATCGGCAAGATTGACCAGGGGCGTATCCGTAACGGCAAGTTGCAGGAGGAAGACTGGCCGAAGCTTTCCAGCGCGGTGCAGAAGATGAAGGGCAAGGGGTTGTACATTGACGATACCCCGGGCCTGTCACCCAGTGAGGTGCGCGCGCGGGTAAAACGCACAGTGCGCGACCACACCAACAAGCTGATGCAGGCGGATCCGAAGCTCTCCCGCGAGGAGGCGGAGCGTCGCGCAATGCCGGCGATGGTGATGGTGGATTACCTGCAGCTGATGCAGGTGAAGGGCAGCACCGAGGGGCGAACCCAGGAGATCTCGGAGATCTCGCGGTCTCTGAAGGCGCTGGCGAAAGAATACGAGTGCCCGGTGATTGCGTTGTCGCAGTTAAACCGGGGGGTGGAGCAGCGCCCGAACAAGCGGCCGATGAACTCGGACCTGCGGGAGTCGGGGGCGATCGAGCAGGATGCGGACGTAATCCTGTTTATCTACCGGGATGAGTATTACAACGAGGACAGCCCGGACAAGGGCCTGGCGGAGCTGATTATCGGCAAGCAGCGTAACGGTGAGATTGGTACCTGCCGGGCCGCGTTTGTGGGCAAATACACCCGCTTTGATGATCTGGCGCCGGAATATTATCAGGAAGAGCACTGA
- the rpsR gene encoding 30S ribosomal protein S18, translating into MARFFRRRKFCRFTAEGVKRIDYKDLDTLKAYVSETGKIVPSRITGTKAKYQRQLATAVKRARYIALLPYTDSHEA; encoded by the coding sequence ATGGCACGTTTTTTCCGTCGTCGTAAGTTCTGCCGTTTCACCGCCGAAGGCGTCAAGCGTATCGACTATAAAGATCTCGATACCCTGAAAGCCTACGTTTCTGAAACTGGCAAAATCGTACCGAGCCGTATCACTGGCACCAAAGCCAAGTATCAGCGTCAGCTGGCCACTGCGGTCAAGCGTGCGCGTTACATTGCGCTGCTGCCGTACACGGACAGCCACGAAGCCTAA
- the rpsF gene encoding 30S ribosomal protein S6, whose translation MRHYEIVFLVHPDQSEQVPGMVERYTATIKESGGEVHRLEDWGRRRLAYPINKIHKAHYILLNVECTEEALAELTTNFKYNDAVIRNLVIREDEAISEESPIMKAEKESRERKAARAERSERRERADKEESSSYDADEDKSSEQTEDEE comes from the coding sequence ATGCGTCATTACGAAATTGTATTCCTGGTTCACCCGGACCAGAGCGAGCAGGTGCCCGGCATGGTCGAGCGCTACACTGCGACCATCAAAGAGAGCGGCGGTGAAGTACATCGTCTGGAAGACTGGGGCCGCCGCCGTCTGGCTTACCCGATCAACAAGATCCACAAGGCTCACTACATCCTGCTGAACGTTGAATGTACCGAAGAAGCACTGGCGGAACTGACCACCAACTTCAAGTACAACGATGCCGTGATCCGTAACCTGGTGATTCGTGAAGACGAAGCCATCAGCGAAGAAAGCCCGATCATGAAGGCCGAAAAAGAGTCCCGCGAGCGCAAAGCAGCGCGCGCAGAACGCTCTGAGCGTCGCGAGCGCGCCGACAAGGAAGAGTCTTCTTCCTACGACGCTGATGAAGACAAGTCTTCCGAACAAACTGAAGACGAAGAGTAA
- a CDS encoding nitroreductase family protein, with protein sequence MADSAGFVPLQFERLDDDTMGERAQAFYQRMRTRRSVRDFSAAPVPRAVIEDALRTAGSAPSGANMQPWHFCVVESAAVKREIRLAAEAEEREFYQRRASEEWLDALAPLGTDAHKPFLETAPYLIVIFLKKFSEGEQGAQRKNYYTAESVGIATGLLLAALHNAGVATLTHTPSPMKFLNSILKRPTSERPYMIVVAGRPADGAQVPAIDKKPLGDIAEFF encoded by the coding sequence ATGGCCGACTCAGCGGGTTTTGTGCCACTGCAGTTCGAGCGTCTCGATGACGACACCATGGGCGAACGTGCACAAGCGTTTTACCAGCGGATGCGCACGCGCCGCTCGGTGCGGGATTTTTCCGCGGCGCCGGTACCGCGCGCGGTCATTGAAGATGCCCTGCGCACTGCCGGCAGCGCACCGAGTGGCGCCAACATGCAACCCTGGCACTTTTGCGTGGTGGAGTCTGCAGCGGTAAAACGTGAAATTCGCCTGGCGGCGGAAGCGGAGGAGCGGGAGTTTTACCAGCGGCGTGCATCGGAAGAGTGGCTGGATGCCCTCGCCCCGCTGGGGACTGATGCGCACAAGCCATTTCTGGAAACGGCCCCCTACCTGATCGTGATCTTCCTGAAGAAATTCTCCGAGGGCGAACAGGGCGCACAGCGCAAAAACTACTACACCGCAGAATCCGTGGGCATCGCAACCGGCCTGTTACTGGCGGCGCTGCACAATGCGGGGGTGGCGACGCTCACCCACACCCCGAGCCCGATGAAGTTTCTCAACAGCATCCTCAAGCGCCCGACCAGTGAGCGGCCCTACATGATTGTGGTGGCCGGGCGACCGGCAGATGGGGCTCAGGTGCCGGCGATCGACAAAAAGCCCCTTGGGGACATCGCAGAGTTTTTCTGA
- a CDS encoding sensor histidine kinase, translating to MGTSVFNWLSEWLASERNQYWALQWSGWAGYTLLTFIGGFFWVENHWLYSGYIAVATASGIAISEGMRRGFQRLWDKPPAQRLLGTLGVIILGAVMWAAIKYGGNLWLYGKESDEHPLVMAVYWFSYSFLIYMTWTALYYGIKYYQASLLQQEKALRAESIAHQSQLKMLRYQLNPHFLFNTLNAISTLILDQDGKTANSMVTRLSQFLRHSLDNDPMQKVTLAKEVEALMLYLDIEKVRFADRLQVSVDLDGDAPHALVPSLLLQPIVENAIKYGISQREWGGEITIKARVFAGELLLEISDNGPGVPEAELAQLGKGSGVGIRNTCERLQALYGEEQKTRFCNRPQGGLAVHLRIPFERD from the coding sequence ATGGGTACTTCTGTTTTTAACTGGTTGTCCGAGTGGCTGGCCTCCGAGCGCAACCAGTACTGGGCGCTGCAGTGGAGTGGCTGGGCGGGTTACACCCTGCTGACGTTTATCGGCGGCTTTTTCTGGGTGGAGAACCACTGGCTCTACTCGGGCTATATCGCCGTGGCCACCGCCTCCGGTATCGCAATATCCGAGGGTATGCGCCGGGGTTTCCAGCGCCTGTGGGACAAGCCACCGGCGCAGCGCCTGCTGGGCACACTCGGAGTCATCATCCTGGGCGCGGTAATGTGGGCGGCGATCAAGTACGGCGGCAACCTGTGGCTGTACGGGAAGGAGAGCGATGAGCATCCCCTGGTGATGGCGGTCTACTGGTTCTCCTATTCGTTCCTGATCTATATGACCTGGACCGCGCTGTACTATGGCATCAAGTACTACCAGGCATCGCTGTTGCAGCAGGAAAAGGCGCTCAGGGCGGAATCCATCGCCCACCAGTCACAGCTCAAGATGCTGCGCTACCAGCTTAACCCGCACTTCCTGTTCAACACCCTGAACGCGATCTCGACCCTGATCCTGGATCAGGACGGCAAGACCGCGAACAGCATGGTGACGCGCCTGTCCCAGTTCCTGCGCCACTCGCTGGACAATGACCCGATGCAGAAGGTGACCCTGGCGAAAGAGGTGGAAGCGCTGATGCTGTACCTGGATATTGAAAAGGTACGCTTTGCCGACCGTCTGCAGGTGAGTGTGGACCTCGATGGTGACGCCCCGCATGCACTGGTTCCCAGTCTGCTGTTGCAACCCATCGTGGAAAACGCGATCAAATACGGTATCTCCCAGCGCGAGTGGGGTGGTGAGATCACCATCAAGGCGCGGGTTTTTGCCGGTGAGCTGCTGCTGGAAATCAGCGACAACGGTCCCGGCGTGCCCGAGGCGGAGCTGGCGCAGCTGGGCAAAGGGTCGGGTGTGGGTATCCGCAACACTTGTGAGCGGCTGCAGGCCCTTTATGGTGAGGAGCAAAAGACCCGCTTCTGCAATCGCCCACAGGGTGGGCTCGCGGTACATTTACGAATTCCCTTTGAGCGGGATTAG
- a CDS encoding acyl-CoA dehydrogenase C-terminal domain-containing protein, with protein MAEYKAPLREMNFLLHEVFEADKLWARLPALAETADRETADAILEEMAKLAANTLDPINRSGDEEGCHWNDGVVTTPKGFPEAYTTYCEGGWGALVGNPEFGGMGMPKMLGAQVEEMLCSANISFALYPVLTNGACLALDAHGSEELKQKYLPNMYAGTWAGAMDLTEPHAGTDLGMIRTKAEPQDDGSYRITGSKIFITGGDHDLSENIIHLVLAKLPDAPKGPKGISLFLVPKILVNEDGSLGERNAVTCGSIEHKMGIKASATCAMNYDGAKGWLVGELNKGLAAMFTMMNYERLGVGIQGLGASERSYQSAIEYARERVQSRSPSGARQPEKSADPIIVHPDVRRMLLTQKAYIGGARALSTYVARWLDLAKFSEGEEKQQAEAMVALLTPVAKAFFTDKGLDCTVLGQQVFGGHGYIREWGQEQLVRDVRITQIYEGTNGIQALDLIGRKTVANGGAYFELFAADVQAFINANAENEALAEFILPLATELQRLKNVTAAVIEATKEDPNAPGAASVEYLHLFGFVAYAYMWAKVASVAAGRDDDFYRSQMKTARFYYARLLPQAMALATSVEAGSATLMDLEEELF; from the coding sequence ATGGCCGAGTACAAGGCACCACTGCGCGAGATGAATTTCCTGCTGCACGAAGTATTTGAAGCGGACAAACTGTGGGCGCGCCTGCCGGCGCTGGCGGAGACCGCCGATCGCGAGACCGCCGATGCGATCCTGGAAGAGATGGCCAAGCTGGCTGCCAATACCCTGGATCCGATTAATCGCTCCGGTGACGAGGAAGGCTGTCACTGGAACGATGGTGTGGTCACCACGCCCAAGGGGTTCCCGGAAGCGTATACCACCTACTGTGAGGGTGGCTGGGGTGCACTGGTGGGCAACCCCGAATTCGGCGGTATGGGGATGCCCAAGATGCTCGGTGCCCAGGTGGAAGAAATGCTTTGCTCCGCGAATATTTCTTTTGCCCTGTATCCGGTGCTGACTAACGGCGCCTGCCTGGCCCTGGACGCCCATGGCAGTGAGGAGCTGAAACAGAAATATCTGCCGAACATGTATGCCGGCACCTGGGCCGGGGCCATGGACCTGACCGAGCCCCATGCCGGTACCGACCTCGGAATGATCCGCACCAAGGCGGAGCCGCAGGACGACGGCAGCTACCGCATCACTGGTTCCAAGATCTTTATCACCGGCGGCGACCACGACCTGTCCGAAAACATCATTCACCTGGTATTGGCTAAACTGCCGGACGCGCCCAAGGGGCCGAAAGGCATTTCCCTGTTCCTGGTACCGAAGATTCTGGTGAACGAGGATGGCAGCCTGGGCGAGCGCAATGCGGTGACCTGTGGCTCCATCGAGCACAAGATGGGTATCAAGGCCTCTGCCACCTGTGCCATGAACTATGACGGTGCCAAGGGCTGGCTGGTGGGCGAGCTGAACAAGGGCCTCGCGGCCATGTTCACCATGATGAACTACGAGCGCCTGGGTGTGGGTATCCAGGGGCTCGGTGCCTCTGAGCGCTCCTATCAGAGCGCCATCGAATACGCCCGCGAGCGGGTTCAGAGCCGTTCACCGTCCGGTGCCCGGCAACCGGAAAAATCTGCCGACCCGATCATCGTACATCCGGACGTGCGCCGCATGTTGCTGACCCAGAAGGCCTACATTGGCGGCGCCCGTGCGCTCTCAACCTATGTGGCCAGGTGGCTGGATCTGGCGAAGTTCTCCGAGGGTGAGGAAAAGCAGCAGGCGGAAGCAATGGTGGCGCTGCTGACACCGGTCGCCAAGGCGTTCTTCACCGACAAGGGCCTCGACTGCACCGTGCTCGGCCAGCAGGTATTTGGCGGCCACGGCTATATCCGCGAGTGGGGCCAGGAGCAGCTGGTGCGTGACGTGCGGATCACCCAGATCTACGAGGGCACCAATGGCATCCAGGCGCTGGACTTGATCGGCCGCAAGACCGTTGCCAACGGTGGCGCTTACTTTGAGCTGTTTGCCGCCGATGTGCAGGCATTTATCAACGCCAATGCAGAGAATGAGGCGCTGGCCGAATTCATTTTGCCGCTGGCCACTGAGCTGCAGCGCCTGAAGAATGTGACTGCGGCGGTGATCGAGGCGACGAAGGAAGATCCGAACGCCCCGGGTGCCGCCTCCGTGGAATACCTGCACCTGTTCGGTTTTGTCGCTTACGCCTACATGTGGGCGAAAGTCGCGAGCGTCGCCGCCGGCCGGGATGACGACTTCTATCGCAGTCAGATGAAAACTGCGCGTTTCTACTATGCCCGCCTGCTGCCGCAGGCTATGGCGCTGGCCACGAGCGTGGAAGCCGGAAGTGCCACATTGATGGACCTGGAAGAGGAGCTGTTCTGA